From the genome of Parabacteroides sp. FAFU027:
TCTTCAATTTATCGACTCAAAACCTTTATGCAAATCTCAATTCCCGGCCACGGCAGTTTTCGTTGATTTGACCGTTTTCATAAGCGATAATGCCATTGACAAATGTCTTTTCAACCTTAGCTTTGAAGGCTGTTCCTTCAAAAGGAGACCAGCCACATTTGTATAATATATTGGACGGAGAAACGGTCCATTCGCTATCCGGATTGACCAGTACCAAATCGGCAAAGTAGCCTTCACGGATAAATCCACGTTTTTCCACCTTATATAATATAGCCGGTGCATGACACATCTTCTCAATCACTAATTCTGTTGTAAACTCGCCTTGTGCTGCCAATTCCAGCATAGCGACTAACGAGTGTTGCACTAATGGACCACCTGATGCAGCCTTGAAGCATGAGCCCTCTTTTTCAGCGGGTAAATGCGGTGCGTGGTCGGTAGCCACTACGTCCAGGCGACCATTTCTCAGAGCCTGAATCAGAGCCTCTTTATCGAAATTGCTCTTGATAGACGGGTTCCACTTAATGCGGTTACCGTATTTTTCGTAATCGCAATCGTTAAACCATAGGTGATGCACACACACCTCGCCGGTAATCTTCTTTTCTGCAAGCGGTTTGTTTTCAAACAAAGCCATCTCCTTGCCGGTAGATAAATGAAGAACGTGGAGACGGGTTCCGCATTTTGCAGCCAATTCCACAGCTTCGGATGACGAACGGTAACAAGCCTCTTCATCTCGAATCAGAGGGTGGTATTTTACCGGTAAATCTTCACCGTAAAGCGCTTTGTATTTAGCAATATTCGCCTGGATGACCTCCTCTTTCTCACAATGGGTGGCAATCAGCATTTCCACCTCAGAGAAAATTCGGGTCAGCGCATCTCTATTATCCACCAGCATA
Proteins encoded in this window:
- a CDS encoding dihydroorotase; this translates as MKTLIKNATIINEGIRFVGSVLVENDIISAIYKGEIPADAEVANATIIDATGKWLIPGVIDDQVHFREPGLTQKGDLTTESRAAVAGGVTSFMDMPNTKPQTTTIEALNVKFDRAAEVSVANYSFYIGATNDNLDEVKKADPKRTCGVKVFMGSSTGNMLVDNRDALTRIFSEVEMLIATHCEKEEVIQANIAKYKALYGEDLPVKYHPLIRDEEACYRSSSEAVELAAKCGTRLHVLHLSTGKEMALFENKPLAEKKITGEVCVHHLWFNDCDYEKYGNRIKWNPSIKSNFDKEALIQALRNGRLDVVATDHAPHLPAEKEGSCFKAASGGPLVQHSLVAMLELAAQGEFTTELVIEKMCHAPAILYKVEKRGFIREGYFADLVLVNPDSEWTVSPSNILYKCGWSPFEGTAFKAKVEKTFVNGIIAYENGQINENCRGRELRFA